One window from the genome of Cucumis melo cultivar AY chromosome 10, USDA_Cmelo_AY_1.0, whole genome shotgun sequence encodes:
- the LOC103489366 gene encoding uncharacterized protein LOC103489366 isoform X2, with protein sequence MVVKLVRWPAWPPFSSRKYETIINIRRLEGLANVSTMKDSDGLVMEIKWKGQKIMGLSSWRRSVKRNYTEKGNVREEEEGEGGKGLCVDWNEEFMSLCSFLGSKEDVLNIPPWKVLLKLLQKGNGYTVVGTALLNLAEYVSKADGKEIQISLPLKVCGSTPELSRPPLLLLSLNLLELRTDTKPLGMVQRSIMPVTLSPTSPLALSTEKDGLAVIRASLDRVKIFRHCVSAGRPKEVFHEEDIATVNRFYIKDKDSTQSSSLDSDSLDDSGNEGSCVRQPFGYEKLAHANRLLLPWMKNDNGEDEYWIYCGNGAGCLEVDSDCSQTMQQNSMRKILSWRKRKLSFKSLKVKGEPLLKKHYGEDGGDDIDFDRRQLSTNELFSWWYNLDLSAAAFGDDNFAVGTWEQKEVTCRDGCLKIKTEVFFASIDQRSERASGESACTALVAVIADWLLSNQDEMPIKSELDNLIRDGSAEWRNLCENKDYMEQFSDKHFDLDTVIDAKIRPLSVVAEKSYVGFFHPEGLEEEGVFEFLKGAMSFDTIWDEINLQAADAGESIVYIVSWNDHFFILKVDKDAYYIIDTLGERLYEGCNQAYILKFDKETVIHRLPNNTKETEEESSNNTKESSKSTGPSEEKTSIDTKQPKTSEPSKEKSSIIKTSQSKSTEISQVEPSTNVSQASKPEILGENPSMDYIKSFLAAIPIRELLEDVKKNGLSSSTPLHQRLQIEFHRAKVILEAGDQILASND encoded by the exons ATGGTTGTGAAACTGGTCCGATGGCCGGCCTGGCCGCCGTTCTCGTCGAGAAAATACGAGACGATCATCAATATTCGCCGATTGGAAGGATTGGCGAATGTGTCGACGATGAAGGATAGTGATGGTTTAGTGATGGAAATCAAATGGAAAGGGCAAAAAATTATGGGATTGAGTTCTTGGAGACGCTCTGTGAAGAGGAATTATACGGAAAAGGGGAATGTccgtgaagaagaagaaggagaaggaggaaAAGGATTATGTGTGGATTGGAATGAAGAGTTTATGAGTTTGTGTTCCTTTTTGGGTTCTAAAGAGGATGTTCTCAATATTCCTCCGTGGAAGGTTTTGTTGAAACTTCTTCAGAAA GGAAACGGCTACACTGTAGTCGGAACCGCATTACTAAACCTAGCAGAATATGTTTCCAAAGCTGATGGAAAAGAGATTCAAATAAGCCTTCCTTTGAAGGTTTGTGGTAGCACTCCGGAGTTAAGCCGCCCTCCATTGCTTCTT TTATCTCTCAACCTCTTGGAGCTAAGAACTGATACGAAACCGTTGGGGATGGTGCAAAGGTCGATCATGCCTGTTACGCTCTCACCAACATCACCGTTGGCTTTGTCTACGGAGAAAGATGGGTTAGCTGTAATAAGAGCAAGTCTAGATAGAGTGAAAATATTTAGACATTGTGTATCAGCTGGAAGACCTAAAGAAGTATTCCATGAAGAAGATATTGCTACTGTTAATAGGTTTTATATTAAAGATAAGGATTCTACTCAAAGTTCTTCACTTGATTCGGATTCGCTAGATGATAGTGGGAATGAGGGTTCGTGTGTTAGGCAGCCATTTGGTTATGAGAAACTAGCCCATGCTAACCGATTGCTTCTCCCTTGGATGAAGAACGACAATGGAGAAGATGAATATTGGATCTATTGTGGTAATGGTGCAGGGTGTTTAGAGGTTGATAGTGACTGTTCACAAACTATGCAGCAGAACTCGATGCGCAAAATCTTGTCGTGGAGGAAGAGGAAGTTGAGCTTCAAATCGCTCAAAGTTAAAGGAGAGCCTCTTTTGAAGAAACATTATGGTGAAGATGGTGGAGATGATATCGACTTTGACCGTAGGCAGCTCAGCACAAATGAGCTTTTCTCTTGG TGGTATAACCTAGACTTATCAGCGGCTGCATTTGGAGATGATAACTTTGCTGTGGGTACTTGGGAGCAGAAAGAGGTAACCTGCCGTGACGGGTGCTTGAAGATCAAAACTGAAGTCTTCTTTGCCTCTATTGATCAAAGAAGCGAACGTGCTTCAGGGGAAAGTGCCTgcacagctctagttgctgttATTGCTGATTGGTTGCTATCCAACCAAGATGAAATGCCCATCAAGTCTGAGTTGGACAACTTGATCAGAGATGGATCAGCAGAATGGAGAAACCTTTGTGAAAATAAAGACTACATGGAGCAGTTCTCTGATAAACACTTTGATCTCGACACAGTAATTGATGCAAAAATCCGACCGCTATCCGTTGTTGCAGAGAAGTCGTATGTTGGATTCTTCCACCCAGAAGGGTTGGAAGAAGAGGGTGTCTTTGAGTTCCTTAAAGGCGCTATGTCTTTTGACACCATATGGGATGAAATCAACCTCCAAGCAGCAGATGCAGGCGAATCAATAGTTTACATAGTGAGTTGGAATGACCACTTCTTCATCTTGAAAGTTGACAAGGATGCTTACTACATCATAGACACCTTGGGCGAGCGGCTTTACGAGGGGTGCAACCAGGCATACATTCTGAAATTTGACAAGGAGACAGTAATTCATAGATTACCAAACAACACAAAGGAAACAGAGGAGGAAAGCTCCAACAACACAAAGGAATCATCAAAGAGCACAGGCCCATCAGAGGAGAAAACCTCCATTGACACAAAACAACCAAAGACTTCAGAGCCATCAAAGGAGAAAAGCAGCATTATTAAGACAAGTCAATCAAAGAGCACAGAGATCTCACAGGTGGAACCATCCACCAATGTGTCACAAGCAAGCAAACCAGAGATTTTGGGGGAAAACCCATCCATGGAT TACATTAAGAGCTTTCTTGCCGCAATTCCAATCAGGGAATTGCTGGAAGATGTGAAGAAGAACGGCTTGAGTTCATCGACACCCCTTCACCAACGACTGCAAATAGAATTCCACCGTGCCAAAGTGATTCTAGAGGCAGGGGATCAAATTTTGGCAAGCAACGACTGA
- the LOC103489366 gene encoding uncharacterized protein LOC103489366 isoform X3 — protein MVVKLVRWPAWPPFSSRKYETIINIRRLEGLANVSTMKDSDGLVMEIKWKGQKIMGLSSWRRSVKRNYTEKGNVREEEEGEGGKGLCVDWNEEFMSLCSFLGSKEDVLNIPPWKVLLKLLQKGNGYTVVGTALLNLAEYVSKADGKEIQISLPLKVCGSTPELSRPPLLLLSLNLLELRTDTKPLGMVQRSIMPVTLSPTSPLALSTEKDGLAVIRASLDRVKIFRHCVSAGRPKEVFHEEDIATVNRFYIKDKDSTQSSSLDSDSLDDSGNEGSCVRQPFGYEKLAHANRLLLPWMKNDNGEDEYWIYCGNGAGCLEVDSDCSQTMQQNSMRKILSWRKRKLSFKSLKVKGEPLLKKHYGEDGGDDIDFDRRQLSTNELFSWWYNLDLSAAAFGDDNFAVGTWEQKEVTCRDGCLKIKTEVFFASIDQRSERASGESACTALVAVIADWLLSNQDEMPIKSELDNLIRDGSAEWRNLCENKDYMEQFSDKHFDLDTVIDAKIRPLSVVAEKSYVGFFHPEGLEEEGVFEFLKGAMSFDTIWDEINLQAADAGESIVYIVSWNDHFFILKVDKDAYYIIDTLGERLYEGCNQAYILKFDKETVIHRLPNNTKETEEESSNNTKESSKSTGPSEEKTSIDTKQPKTSEPSKEKSSIIKTSQSKSTEISQVEPSTNVSQASKPEILGENPSMDVLH, from the exons ATGGTTGTGAAACTGGTCCGATGGCCGGCCTGGCCGCCGTTCTCGTCGAGAAAATACGAGACGATCATCAATATTCGCCGATTGGAAGGATTGGCGAATGTGTCGACGATGAAGGATAGTGATGGTTTAGTGATGGAAATCAAATGGAAAGGGCAAAAAATTATGGGATTGAGTTCTTGGAGACGCTCTGTGAAGAGGAATTATACGGAAAAGGGGAATGTccgtgaagaagaagaaggagaaggaggaaAAGGATTATGTGTGGATTGGAATGAAGAGTTTATGAGTTTGTGTTCCTTTTTGGGTTCTAAAGAGGATGTTCTCAATATTCCTCCGTGGAAGGTTTTGTTGAAACTTCTTCAGAAA GGAAACGGCTACACTGTAGTCGGAACCGCATTACTAAACCTAGCAGAATATGTTTCCAAAGCTGATGGAAAAGAGATTCAAATAAGCCTTCCTTTGAAGGTTTGTGGTAGCACTCCGGAGTTAAGCCGCCCTCCATTGCTTCTT TTATCTCTCAACCTCTTGGAGCTAAGAACTGATACGAAACCGTTGGGGATGGTGCAAAGGTCGATCATGCCTGTTACGCTCTCACCAACATCACCGTTGGCTTTGTCTACGGAGAAAGATGGGTTAGCTGTAATAAGAGCAAGTCTAGATAGAGTGAAAATATTTAGACATTGTGTATCAGCTGGAAGACCTAAAGAAGTATTCCATGAAGAAGATATTGCTACTGTTAATAGGTTTTATATTAAAGATAAGGATTCTACTCAAAGTTCTTCACTTGATTCGGATTCGCTAGATGATAGTGGGAATGAGGGTTCGTGTGTTAGGCAGCCATTTGGTTATGAGAAACTAGCCCATGCTAACCGATTGCTTCTCCCTTGGATGAAGAACGACAATGGAGAAGATGAATATTGGATCTATTGTGGTAATGGTGCAGGGTGTTTAGAGGTTGATAGTGACTGTTCACAAACTATGCAGCAGAACTCGATGCGCAAAATCTTGTCGTGGAGGAAGAGGAAGTTGAGCTTCAAATCGCTCAAAGTTAAAGGAGAGCCTCTTTTGAAGAAACATTATGGTGAAGATGGTGGAGATGATATCGACTTTGACCGTAGGCAGCTCAGCACAAATGAGCTTTTCTCTTGG TGGTATAACCTAGACTTATCAGCGGCTGCATTTGGAGATGATAACTTTGCTGTGGGTACTTGGGAGCAGAAAGAGGTAACCTGCCGTGACGGGTGCTTGAAGATCAAAACTGAAGTCTTCTTTGCCTCTATTGATCAAAGAAGCGAACGTGCTTCAGGGGAAAGTGCCTgcacagctctagttgctgttATTGCTGATTGGTTGCTATCCAACCAAGATGAAATGCCCATCAAGTCTGAGTTGGACAACTTGATCAGAGATGGATCAGCAGAATGGAGAAACCTTTGTGAAAATAAAGACTACATGGAGCAGTTCTCTGATAAACACTTTGATCTCGACACAGTAATTGATGCAAAAATCCGACCGCTATCCGTTGTTGCAGAGAAGTCGTATGTTGGATTCTTCCACCCAGAAGGGTTGGAAGAAGAGGGTGTCTTTGAGTTCCTTAAAGGCGCTATGTCTTTTGACACCATATGGGATGAAATCAACCTCCAAGCAGCAGATGCAGGCGAATCAATAGTTTACATAGTGAGTTGGAATGACCACTTCTTCATCTTGAAAGTTGACAAGGATGCTTACTACATCATAGACACCTTGGGCGAGCGGCTTTACGAGGGGTGCAACCAGGCATACATTCTGAAATTTGACAAGGAGACAGTAATTCATAGATTACCAAACAACACAAAGGAAACAGAGGAGGAAAGCTCCAACAACACAAAGGAATCATCAAAGAGCACAGGCCCATCAGAGGAGAAAACCTCCATTGACACAAAACAACCAAAGACTTCAGAGCCATCAAAGGAGAAAAGCAGCATTATTAAGACAAGTCAATCAAAGAGCACAGAGATCTCACAGGTGGAACCATCCACCAATGTGTCACAAGCAAGCAAACCAGAGATTTTGGGGGAAAACCCATCCATGGATGTC CTTCATTAA
- the LOC103489366 gene encoding uncharacterized protein LOC103489366 isoform X1 yields MVVKLVRWPAWPPFSSRKYETIINIRRLEGLANVSTMKDSDGLVMEIKWKGQKIMGLSSWRRSVKRNYTEKGNVREEEEGEGGKGLCVDWNEEFMSLCSFLGSKEDVLNIPPWKVLLKLLQKGNGYTVVGTALLNLAEYVSKADGKEIQISLPLKVCGSTPELSRPPLLLLSLNLLELRTDTKPLGMVQRSIMPVTLSPTSPLALSTEKDGLAVIRASLDRVKIFRHCVSAGRPKEVFHEEDIATVNRFYIKDKDSTQSSSLDSDSLDDSGNEGSCVRQPFGYEKLAHANRLLLPWMKNDNGEDEYWIYCGNGAGCLEVDSDCSQTMQQNSMRKILSWRKRKLSFKSLKVKGEPLLKKHYGEDGGDDIDFDRRQLSTNELFSWWYNLDLSAAAFGDDNFAVGTWEQKEVTCRDGCLKIKTEVFFASIDQRSERASGESACTALVAVIADWLLSNQDEMPIKSELDNLIRDGSAEWRNLCENKDYMEQFSDKHFDLDTVIDAKIRPLSVVAEKSYVGFFHPEGLEEEGVFEFLKGAMSFDTIWDEINLQAADAGESIVYIVSWNDHFFILKVDKDAYYIIDTLGERLYEGCNQAYILKFDKETVIHRLPNNTKETEEESSNNTKESSKSTGPSEEKTSIDTKQPKTSEPSKEKSSIIKTSQSKSTEISQVEPSTNVSQASKPEILGENPSMDVMQPSDSTSKPTGGLKEASTEKKDESGNGSNIKEEAECTGKECCQEYIKSFLAAIPIRELLEDVKKNGLSSSTPLHQRLQIEFHRAKVILEAGDQILASND; encoded by the exons ATGGTTGTGAAACTGGTCCGATGGCCGGCCTGGCCGCCGTTCTCGTCGAGAAAATACGAGACGATCATCAATATTCGCCGATTGGAAGGATTGGCGAATGTGTCGACGATGAAGGATAGTGATGGTTTAGTGATGGAAATCAAATGGAAAGGGCAAAAAATTATGGGATTGAGTTCTTGGAGACGCTCTGTGAAGAGGAATTATACGGAAAAGGGGAATGTccgtgaagaagaagaaggagaaggaggaaAAGGATTATGTGTGGATTGGAATGAAGAGTTTATGAGTTTGTGTTCCTTTTTGGGTTCTAAAGAGGATGTTCTCAATATTCCTCCGTGGAAGGTTTTGTTGAAACTTCTTCAGAAA GGAAACGGCTACACTGTAGTCGGAACCGCATTACTAAACCTAGCAGAATATGTTTCCAAAGCTGATGGAAAAGAGATTCAAATAAGCCTTCCTTTGAAGGTTTGTGGTAGCACTCCGGAGTTAAGCCGCCCTCCATTGCTTCTT TTATCTCTCAACCTCTTGGAGCTAAGAACTGATACGAAACCGTTGGGGATGGTGCAAAGGTCGATCATGCCTGTTACGCTCTCACCAACATCACCGTTGGCTTTGTCTACGGAGAAAGATGGGTTAGCTGTAATAAGAGCAAGTCTAGATAGAGTGAAAATATTTAGACATTGTGTATCAGCTGGAAGACCTAAAGAAGTATTCCATGAAGAAGATATTGCTACTGTTAATAGGTTTTATATTAAAGATAAGGATTCTACTCAAAGTTCTTCACTTGATTCGGATTCGCTAGATGATAGTGGGAATGAGGGTTCGTGTGTTAGGCAGCCATTTGGTTATGAGAAACTAGCCCATGCTAACCGATTGCTTCTCCCTTGGATGAAGAACGACAATGGAGAAGATGAATATTGGATCTATTGTGGTAATGGTGCAGGGTGTTTAGAGGTTGATAGTGACTGTTCACAAACTATGCAGCAGAACTCGATGCGCAAAATCTTGTCGTGGAGGAAGAGGAAGTTGAGCTTCAAATCGCTCAAAGTTAAAGGAGAGCCTCTTTTGAAGAAACATTATGGTGAAGATGGTGGAGATGATATCGACTTTGACCGTAGGCAGCTCAGCACAAATGAGCTTTTCTCTTGG TGGTATAACCTAGACTTATCAGCGGCTGCATTTGGAGATGATAACTTTGCTGTGGGTACTTGGGAGCAGAAAGAGGTAACCTGCCGTGACGGGTGCTTGAAGATCAAAACTGAAGTCTTCTTTGCCTCTATTGATCAAAGAAGCGAACGTGCTTCAGGGGAAAGTGCCTgcacagctctagttgctgttATTGCTGATTGGTTGCTATCCAACCAAGATGAAATGCCCATCAAGTCTGAGTTGGACAACTTGATCAGAGATGGATCAGCAGAATGGAGAAACCTTTGTGAAAATAAAGACTACATGGAGCAGTTCTCTGATAAACACTTTGATCTCGACACAGTAATTGATGCAAAAATCCGACCGCTATCCGTTGTTGCAGAGAAGTCGTATGTTGGATTCTTCCACCCAGAAGGGTTGGAAGAAGAGGGTGTCTTTGAGTTCCTTAAAGGCGCTATGTCTTTTGACACCATATGGGATGAAATCAACCTCCAAGCAGCAGATGCAGGCGAATCAATAGTTTACATAGTGAGTTGGAATGACCACTTCTTCATCTTGAAAGTTGACAAGGATGCTTACTACATCATAGACACCTTGGGCGAGCGGCTTTACGAGGGGTGCAACCAGGCATACATTCTGAAATTTGACAAGGAGACAGTAATTCATAGATTACCAAACAACACAAAGGAAACAGAGGAGGAAAGCTCCAACAACACAAAGGAATCATCAAAGAGCACAGGCCCATCAGAGGAGAAAACCTCCATTGACACAAAACAACCAAAGACTTCAGAGCCATCAAAGGAGAAAAGCAGCATTATTAAGACAAGTCAATCAAAGAGCACAGAGATCTCACAGGTGGAACCATCCACCAATGTGTCACAAGCAAGCAAACCAGAGATTTTGGGGGAAAACCCATCCATGGATGTCATGCAACCAAGCGATTCAACATCAAAACCAACGGGTGGCCTGAAAGAAGCTTCGACTGAGAAGAAAGATGAGTCAGGAAATGGTAGTAATATAAAGGAAGAGGCTGAATGCACAGGGAAGGAGTGCTGCCAGGAGTACATTAAGAGCTTTCTTGCCGCAATTCCAATCAGGGAATTGCTGGAAGATGTGAAGAAGAACGGCTTGAGTTCATCGACACCCCTTCACCAACGACTGCAAATAGAATTCCACCGTGCCAAAGTGATTCTAGAGGCAGGGGATCAAATTTTGGCAAGCAACGACTGA